From the Hordeum vulgare subsp. vulgare chromosome 1H, MorexV3_pseudomolecules_assembly, whole genome shotgun sequence genome, the window AAAGGGGGGGTGCTGATTGTGGGGTTTCAAGCCTACTGTATAGCATGTGAGGAACAACAGAAAAAAGGAGGCAAGCTTTACACCGATTCATCGCTCTACTTCTCAACCTCATCTCAGGGAACAAAAACGCCTCAAAAATAAGCCAGCCGTGCAAGGAGCTCCTATTAGACCACTGGCACCTAAATTGTCAAGCATAAGTTTACATTAGAGATTGAAGAGCATTATGATTAAAAAACACAAGAGGGGAATTACCATATGTATCCCTCATAAGATTTTATCATTACAATGGCTGCAAAATATAAGTACATTGTGTATTACCTTTTAAACAAGGCCCACACAAGCTTAAGCATCCAGTCAAAATTTATCCTCAAAGTATGATCTCAGGGATTGAATCAGATCTTCCCGAAGTAACTCTGGAATTTTGGACCTAAATACTCTTCCAGAATCACTTATTAGCTGCTTCCTGCATTACAGAAGAAAGTACATATGTACAATATTAGACGCATTGGAAGTTTTGGACACACCACCCACAAGTGTGATGATGATCACACACAGTGGAAAAATATATTCTCATATTTAGCATATGCTGGGGATTCTGAATAATAACTTAGCTAGAAAACCGAAAGATTCCCTACAAAAGATGTTCTAACATTTTATCTgaatcggatgtatatagacatattttagtgtgtttgtcCACTCATTTTAGTCTGATGTAGTATATATTAAAATTATATttgtgaatggagggagtactatgaAGCAGTGTGAATAACCTTCCCCTGCTCAAAGGTCATTGGCATAAAAAAACATCAATCATTCCAAAACTTTACAAAAATATTGAGGCCTGACAAATAAAGTCTTCAAAAAGAAAGACCTTATAAAGAAATGAACTGAAGGCAAATGTAGAAACTCAAGAAGCAAATGTCATGTATCAAGTCAACCTATTTGCTGCATACAGCAACCTATAGCGGTAAAATTAAACTGAAAAAGTAAACTGATGAGTGGAAAACATGCATAGGGGCATACTGCAACAACGCAGTGCTAAATGGCACAAGGATACGTCTCAGTAGAGTAATAAGAAATCGAAATGCCATAACAGCTGTGTGCAGAGCATTAAGTTTCCATCTCTATCTCACGAGCAAAAGAACAGTTCCACATACAAATACTATATTATAAAGCAACAGAAAaataaagctgaagcagaaaaaaCTTGAAGCAAAGCAAAGCACTTCACCTGATTGCCTCACTATCTTGAGATGTGCCTGTGTTCTGTATACACCGCCTCTTTGCAGAACGCATAAAATTACATACATCCTCCGCCCAACTAGACGACCGAAGCTCAGAAGATGCTGATTCAGCAAGCCTGGAAAATTTTAATTAATAAAACAGACAGTAAGCATTATGAAATTACTACAGCTGACAACACAAATTAAAACCAAGTCGTCGAagataataaaaaaatatagtaaaATGGTGAAGTATACAGTGCAGATATGCTAGCTTAGTGACTCTGGCATATCAGTCACTGAATTAGGTTCAGCTGGATACGGATATTCAAAAGGTGTTACAGCCTTCATGCATGAATTCTTAACATCTGAGGGATGTTAGATCTAGTCCACACCATCCGCGAGGTACCAGTCCATGTCAACCTTGAATAATGTGTGAATCTAGTTTATCCAAGCTTCATGCAACGTTAGATCCTTAAGTTGATATTTCCTATTGAAAACAGACATGCATGAACCATATGTTTTATATGCTTTAGTTTGCAACATACACCACTTGCACATTTGCAATGCAAATTTCAACGATGTTCAAACCATGGTAGCCTAATATTTGTTGGTTAATGTATCTTCATAGCTAGATGGTGTGGGCTCAAAATAATCAAAGCTATTTGTTGTTTAATGTATCTTCATAGCTGGATGGTGTGGACTCAGTTCAAAATAATCAAAGCTAAACCAGTAAACAATAGTGCAGGCTCAGTTCAAGATAATCAAAGCTAAAGCAGTAAACATGGAAGGTGTTCAATGTCTGAAAACTACATGAGGAGAATATAAAGCAACTGAATGGGACAGTGGGTGTTTCATGGAAAGAAATACGAATAGGAAAAGCAATAATACTGTCAATTCCATACTTACATTTCCTTAAACTTTCCTTCATCAAGATGATGCTTCACGCGTGCACTGTCCTTGGCTGAAGCCACCACTGCTTTGACTGAGTCAGCAGATAGTTCAGGGTGTAAAACTGAGCTTTTAGGATTTTCTGAACTACAAATGTTCTTGTCCAATGTTGAGGAAACAACACTAGATGGCTGTTCAGGGGATTTTTCAGCACACGTGGCTTTAGCACCACTGGTCTCTTGGAGGCCAACAAAATGAACTGGATGTCCATTTCCATCTGTGTCTTCCAACATTCTTTGTGAATCAGCGTCCAACTTATCGCAGGAAATGCTACCATTAGCATACCCTTTACTGGGTTCTGCAGATTTTCCAGGTCCGCATCCATTCGATACCACTAGTGTTGTAGCGTCATTAACTTCTGGCTTTTTTAAAACGGGATGTGGTTTGCCATTTGAAGCAACCTTCTCTGTTCCTGTATTCTTCAAGTGGATCGGCTTGAACTGTAGACCTGGTGCAATCTTGCCATTCTTTAGGGGTAGTGGCACAATACCTTTAGTAGAGCATGAGCCGTTCTGCTTCACTAATGGTATCTTCAGGGGCTCACTACATGCGGCACTTGATATGCCATTCCCATTGGTGCTGGAAGATTTAACTGCACTAGAAGAGTAACCATTTGTACTATTTTTTTGAGTTTTGGAACTCAGTATATAGAATAGGATATAGACCTTCTCAGTCAAAACATCCTGAGAGCTTGAGAGGGAGACATGAGCATCATTACAACAGTACCAGCGACCAGTAGCATCCTGCATGTAATTCAAGTTCCCAGTACATTTAGCAAAATGTTTTTAGCAAAACATTTAGAACTGATGAAGTTTAGACACCGACTGAATAGATTATTACCTTAACATATGCATAGTAATGACCAGAATCTTGGGAGAAACCTGAATGGACGATGCTGCCAAAAAGATTATATACCGGTTGTGGGTCCTGCAGATCCATGCAATAAATCAAAAGAAGTTATTGTTAACAAATGTTCAGACAAAGAAGTGCACTAAGAAGTCCAAAACATTATTTGCAAATATGGAAAGTAATCCGGCGCTACTCGTCAATGTCAATAATACAAAAAGTTTCTTGGAAGAAAAAAACATTATTAAGATATGTTATTCACGCCCACTCAGGCCTCGCTACTGGCACCTTTGTTGGTGCATTTGTAGCTTCATGCAGTCAAAAAATATGCATTATTACGTGACCGGCAGGCGAGCTATTACTGAAGCATCAACTACAGAACGCATTCCATTCAAGTATAAATAACCATGTAAAGGGCATGCAAAGTAGTTAATGTCCTAATTTATTACACACTGGATATTCTGTTGATAACCACAAAGGTTCCATGAAGATCAACAGGTTAAACTATACAATGAGTTGATTGGAAGATTTTAATGTTACTGCATTAAAAGTTCAGAAGTGTTGAGAACATAATGAATGGTTTTAAAAACTAACAGCGACCCTCTCTGACATTCACCCAGAAACAATTTCCGAAGTCCGATTGTATTTACCACTAAAGATTAAAATAGACGGGGGCACACATAAATGGCGCCTTGAAGATTTTACAGGATACTTCAAACATTATTTACTGGGGTGCACTTCTACAGCTCGGTCGCATGTAACTAGATAAAAACTCTTCTATGATTTTCCTTTCTGAGCCATGAAGTTTAACTTGTATCCAAGATTCCAAATCTGATTGTTCTGCATAACTCCAACTACGTCTACACCAACAAAACCATAAAAAGTCAGGAAACAAGAACATTATCTTGTGACCGCGAAGAGACAAAAAGAAACATAGCTAATGCATACTAAGAACAAATTAAGCTAGCACTTGGACACAGTTTATATGATCATCATGCAAACAGACAGGTATGCTTTAGTACAGATACATACAGTTCACAACCTTAAAGAGAGTTACTTATTAATCAGTATATTCCTTTTTTTGTCTGGCACAGAATCAGCGGCCTGGTTTCACCGAAGCAGAGAAGAAGCGCATAAGTAAAATAGAAGTTAATATCAAAACAGGACAGAAAGTTACTAAAACGGGTATCAGAGCTCAAATTTGCTGCGTGTAGTGATATACGTCTGCCTTTTTACACATTCAGGTTAATTTACCAATATTAAAAAAAAAAACAGGATCTGAGCAATTGTTGCTTCAACAATTGCACTAGCTCAGACAGAACTTTCAGAACTAAGCAACACATCTTTTAAGATGAGCTTGATCGTTGTGACTATATTGTTTTCATCATCTTTCGTATTGTTTATTTCAAAATCATTCACGTAAAACTCAC encodes:
- the LOC123447496 gene encoding ubiquitin carboxyl-terminal hydrolase 25; translated protein: MAPTAEPPSAAPPRRPRSGPPPGLKNLGNTCYLNSVLQCLASTPPLANFCLASRHSNLCKKAFPNRDKECAFCVLERQIVRQLRAEAGALDSPGKVIRSLPLFAEHFRWGRQEDAHEFLRYVIDACHTACLRIRKRLPVATANGDCGPEEGRGQQGGCMVMRETFGGALLSQVKCLVCKGESNKTDEIMDLSLDLLGTSSVGDALTCFFRPEVLEGANKYSCERCKKLTSARKQMFILQAPKVLVIQLKRFDGIHGGKINRNIEFKEGLVLSDFMYDKNQDPQPVYNLFGSIVHSGFSQDSGHYYAYVKDATGRWYCCNDAHVSLSSSQDVLTEKVYILFYILSSKTQKNSTNGYSSSAVKSSSTNGNGISSAACSEPLKIPLVKQNGSCSTKGIVPLPLKNGKIAPGLQFKPIHLKNTGTEKVASNGKPHPVLKKPEVNDATTLVVSNGCGPGKSAEPSKGYANGSISCDKLDADSQRMLEDTDGNGHPVHFVGLQETSGAKATCAEKSPEQPSSVVSSTLDKNICSSENPKSSVLHPELSADSVKAVVASAKDSARVKHHLDEGKFKEMLAESASSELRSSSWAEDVCNFMRSAKRRCIQNTGTSQDSEAIRKQLISDSGRVFRSKIPELLREDLIQSLRSYFEDKF